CGGTTCATGTCTTGATGAACGTGGCCACACAGTACCGCTTTAACATTGGTGTGCTGTTGAACCACATCCCAAAATTGGTCTGCGTCTTTTAGGTTATGTTGATCCAACCATGCACTGCCAACCAATAACGGGTGGTGGTGCAATAGAACCAATGTATTACGTTCAGGGAATTCCGTCAGCTTTTGATCTAACAGATCAAGCTGTTGATCGCTGAGGCGACCATGAGGCACACCCACCACTTGCGAATCCAGCATCACCATCTGCCAGCTATCGCCTAGCAAGACATGCTCAACGCACTGTATTTGGGTTGATGGTAAAACACTGCCCATATTAGGCTTAAAGTCATGGTTTCCTGGCAGCCAATAACATGGCTTTTCCAAAGGCTGAATCCCTGACTCAAATTTCTGGTACGACTCTGCACTGTGATCTTGAGAGATATCACCGGTTGCTAAAATCGCTTGATAGTCAAAGCCCTGGCTAACAATGCCACCGACTACAGCACGAAAGCTATCTTGAGTGTTGATGCTTAATAAACTGCCATTGCTCGGCGCAAATAAATGCGTGTCCGTTAGCTGCACAAGCTTAATAGTGCTCTCATCAAATTTTGAAGTGTG
This region of Vibrio sp. BS-M-Sm-2 genomic DNA includes:
- the cpdA gene encoding 3',5'-cyclic-AMP phosphodiesterase, with the protein product MELSHTSKFDESTIKLVQLTDTHLFAPSNGSLLSINTQDSFRAVVGGIVSQGFDYQAILATGDISQDHSAESYQKFESGIQPLEKPCYWLPGNHDFKPNMGSVLPSTQIQCVEHVLLGDSWQMVMLDSQVVGVPHGRLSDQQLDLLDQKLTEFPERNTLVLLHHHPLLVGSAWLDQHNLKDADQFWDVVQQHTNVKAVLCGHVHQDMNRDHHGVQVMATPSTCVQFKPNSDDFAVDTLSPGWREIELHQDGTVSTKVRRLPDGQFLPDFEAAGY